In Bythopirellula goksoeyrii, a single window of DNA contains:
- a CDS encoding prenyltransferase/squalene oxidase repeat-containing protein, with the protein MPRAVGKVTPQVKERVEQGLDWLAYQQEKLGHWSAQGRYPTAMTSLAGLAFLCEGSTTTQGKYSENLRRAVDFLVRRSRPNGLIGDQDDDRYTYGHGFAMLFLSQILGEEEDLERREDLIRVLSQAVIFTGQAQTNAGGWGYVSAKDGSGFDEGSTTITQVQGLRGCRNAGISVPKEIIDKAIEYIHRCTLSDGGVQYSSKGGGARPAITAAAIACLYNAGQYDDEYVPRMLEYCEKNLKPDVQDSFGHWHYAHFYYSQVEYRQGGEQWNTYLDSISRRLLREVKLLKIGDDTVAVWEQGMVGPVYTTALNLIILQLDKASLPIYQR; encoded by the coding sequence ATGCCCCGTGCTGTCGGCAAGGTTACGCCCCAAGTAAAGGAACGTGTTGAACAAGGCCTCGACTGGCTTGCCTATCAACAAGAGAAGCTCGGGCATTGGTCTGCACAGGGTCGCTATCCTACAGCAATGACTTCCTTGGCGGGCCTGGCATTCCTGTGTGAAGGATCGACGACCACACAAGGAAAGTACTCAGAAAACTTGCGACGGGCTGTCGATTTTCTCGTCCGCCGTAGTCGTCCCAACGGGCTTATCGGCGACCAGGATGACGACCGCTATACCTATGGTCATGGATTTGCCATGTTGTTTCTCTCTCAAATCTTGGGCGAGGAGGAGGACCTCGAACGCCGTGAGGATTTGATTCGTGTGCTGTCGCAAGCCGTGATTTTTACTGGCCAGGCTCAAACCAATGCAGGTGGCTGGGGCTATGTTAGCGCCAAGGACGGAAGCGGTTTCGACGAAGGTTCAACTACTATCACCCAAGTTCAAGGCTTAAGAGGCTGCCGCAACGCCGGAATATCTGTTCCGAAGGAAATCATCGACAAAGCGATTGAGTACATCCATCGCTGTACACTTAGTGACGGCGGCGTACAGTACAGTTCCAAAGGAGGTGGCGCTCGCCCAGCGATTACCGCGGCGGCAATCGCATGCTTATACAATGCCGGCCAATACGATGACGAATATGTACCGCGCATGTTGGAATATTGCGAAAAGAACTTAAAGCCGGACGTCCAAGACAGTTTCGGACATTGGCACTACGCTCATTTTTATTATTCGCAAGTCGAGTATCGGCAAGGTGGTGAGCAGTGGAATACGTATCTTGACTCCATCTCACGACGACTATTGCGAGAAGTGAAGTTACTGAAAATCGGCGATGATACGGTGGCAGTTTGGGAACAGGGAATGGTTGGACCCGTTTATACAACGGCGCTCAACTTGATCATCCTACAACTCGACAAAGCGTCCCTGCCGATTTATCAGCGTTAA